The Populus nigra chromosome 14, ddPopNigr1.1, whole genome shotgun sequence genome has a segment encoding these proteins:
- the LOC133672349 gene encoding basic leucine zipper 43-like, protein MDEYTLEQVFSMPMVGSTNFAHKYEPPTLQFFRFLLLPSSPLYRAISIAMLSTVSATYPLVEPMLDNPFQFFENGFTPWDCFGPFPSAPQSPKPFGSSSGSDESNLLDQNPDNSNSNSGSDEPNPPVSVIDERKRRRMVSNRESARRSRMRKQKHMDNLRNQANRLRVENRELTNRLRIVLYHCHSVRTENDWLRSEYSMLLKKLSETRQILMMRQLQQFTSAWPCNNIISATE, encoded by the coding sequence ATGGACGAATACACCCTTGAACAGGTATTTTCCATGCCCATGGTGGGTTCCACCAATTTTGCCCATAAATATGAGCCCCCTACGCTGCAATTCTTCCGTTTCCTCCTCCTTCCTTCCTCCCCTCTCTATCGAGCAATTTCTATAGCCATGTTGTCCACGGTTTCGGCCACTTACCCATTGGTTGAACCGATGCTCGACAACCCATTTCAGTTCTTTGAGAATGGTTTTACGCCTTGGGACTGTTTCGGCCCCTTTCCAAGTGCTCCTCAATCACCAAAACCTTTTGGTTCGAGTTCCGGTTCGGATGAGTCCAACCTGTTGGACCAGAACCCTGACAATTCAAACTCAAACTCCGGCTCCGATGAACCAAACCCTCCGGTTTCGGTCATAGATGAAAGGAAACGTAGGCGGATGGTATCAAACCGGGAGTCGGCAAGGCGGTCTCGGATGCGAAAACAGAAGCACATGGACAACCTAAGGAACCAGGCGAACCGGCTTAGGGTTGAGAACCGTGAACTGACGAACCGGTTGCGGATTGTTTTGTACCATTGCCACAGTGTACGAACAGAAAACGACTGGCTCCGGTCTGAATATAGTATGCTCCTAAAAAAGCTGTCGGAAACACGCCAAATCTTGATGATGAGGCAACTCCAACAATTCACGTCCGCATGGCCatgcaataatattatttctgcCACTGAATAA
- the LOC133673527 gene encoding phytosulfokines 3, whose translation MANVKVTTLFLIVSLLLCSTITYAARPEPGFPNVSLAKNQQKVVDAEHAEVMEESCEGVGEEECLMRRTLAAHTDYIYTQKHKP comes from the exons ATGGCCAATGTTAAGGTTACAACACTCTTCTTGATCGTATCCCTCCTCCTCTGCTCCACTATAACCTACGCCGCCCGCCCTGAGCCAGGCTTCCCTAATGTTTCTTTGGCGAAGAACCAACAAAAG GTTGTTGATGCTGAGCATGCAGAGGTGATGGAAGAGAGCTGTGAAGGAGTTGGTGAGGAAGAGTGCTTGATGAGAAGGACACTTGCTGCTCACACCGATTACATCTATACCCAGAAGCACAAACCATGA
- the LOC133672591 gene encoding growth-regulating factor 1-like, translating into MDFGVLGLEGLVGPESSSHAPSHVSLPETKPRILGSVLTKQERSSSSASAQDDYWRASKMPKLDDFSSTKTMPLHQPAPLLRPNSMFSNDSRQQEHMLSFSSPKPEATPFLLKDAGLVERNTQNHTALSFPYYQHAPLSASRSAGYGTGNLNASMHGPFTGVRGPFTPSQWMELEHQALIYKYITARVPVPSNLIIPLKKSLNPYGLPFSSAGSFPPSSLGWGTFHLSYPGNNTDQEPGRCRRTDGKKWRCSRDAVADQKYCERHINRGRHRSRKPVEGQTGHAATGTASSKVVPMSNSMSTSITTSGATSNSIVITQQQLKNLQPAAASNSSADARVNGAQDARRVSMMSSTINRKSDESTLCIPRQDILIEQCSQTEFGLVSYDSLLNPSQKSSYFNSKPYESFLNFSAEESHDQHPLRQFIDDWPKDQSNRSVISWPEELKSDCTQLSMSISMVSSDFSSSSSSLLREKLAFSPLRLSSEFDPIQMGLRVSGDHNESSQKRANWIPISWGTSIGGPLGEVLTTSASHADSCKSSSALNLLREGWDGSPQLGSSPTGVLQKSTFGSLSNSSSGSSPRAESKKNNESASLYEDAVGSIIASDPLFHPCNQENG; encoded by the exons ATGGACTTTGGGGTTCTTGGTTTGGAGGGTCTTGTGGGTCCTGAAAGTAGTAGTCATGCTCCTTCTCATGTCTCACTTCCTGAGACCAAACCAAGGATTCTTGGATCTGTGTTAACTAAGCAAGAAAGATCGTCTTCATCTGCATCTGCTCAGGATGATTACTGGAGGGCTTCAAAGATGCCAAAACTTGATGATTTCTCTTCCACCAAAACAATGCCACTGCACCAACCCGCTCCTTTGCTGAGACCTAATTCTATGTTTTCGAATGATTCTCGCCAACAAGAGCACATGCTAAGCTTCTCTTCTCCAAAACCAGAAGCTACTCCATTTCTCCTTAAAGATGCTGGGTTGGTTGAGAGAAACACACAAAACCACACTGCCTTGAGTTTTCCTTACTACCAGCACGCACCTCTTTCCGCTAGCAGAAGTGCAG GTTATGGCACTGGAAACTTGAATGCAAGCATGCATGGGCCTTTTACTGGGGTTAGAGGACCATTCACTCCATCTCAGTGGATGGAGCTTGAACACCAGGCCTTGATCTACAAATACATCACTGCACGTGTGCCTGTGCCTTCCAATTTAATCATTCCTCTCAAGAAATCTCTCAACCCTTATGGCTTACCTTTTTCCTCTGCTGGATCATTCCCTCCCAGTTCAT TGGGATGGGGCACTTTCCACCTAAGTTACCCTGGCAACAACACTGATCAGGAGCCTGGAAGGTGTCGTCGGACTGATGGCAAGAAATGGCGGTGCTCAAGGGATGCTGTAGCTGACCAAAAATATTGTGAAAGGCACATAAACAGAGGCCGCCATCGTTCAAGAAAGCCTGTGGAAGGCCAGACTGGCCATGCTGCTACTGGGACTGCCAGTTCAAAGGTGGTGCCAATGTCTAACTCCATGTCAACCTCGATTACAACCAGTGGCGCTACCTCGAACAGCATTGTGATCACACAGCAACAGTTAAAAAATTTGCAGCCGGCTGCTGCTTCCAACTCTTCTGCAGATGCTCGTGTCAACGG AGCACAAGATGCACGGAGGGTTTCTATGATGTCTTCCACTATCAACCGGAAATCTGACGAGTCTACTCTCTGTATTCCTAGACAAGATATCCTAATTGAACAGTGCTCTCAAACAGAGTTTGGACTTGTCTCCTATGATTCCCTCCTCAACCCATCGCAGAAGAGCTCTTACTTTAACTCTAAACCCTACGAGTCTTTTCTAAACTTTAGTGCTGAAGAAAGCCATGATCAGCATCCCCTTCGTCAATTCATTGATGACTGGCCGAAGGACCAATCTAATCGTTCTGTCATTAGCTGGCCAGAAGAGTTGAAATCTGACTGTACCCAGCTCTCAATGTCAATCTCAATGGTCTCGTCAGACTTCTCGTCGTCATCATCCTCACTTCTGCGAGAGAAACTTGCCTTCTCACCATTGAGGTTATCTAGCGAGTTTGACCCTATACAAATGGGTTTAAGGGTGAGCGGTGACCATAATGAATCAAGCCAGAAGCGAGCCAACTGGATACCTATCTCATGGGGAACTTCAATTGGCGGCCCTTTAGGAGAGGTCTTGACCACCAGCGCCAGCCATGCGGATTCCTGCAAAAGCTCATCAGCTCTTAACCTTTTAAGAGAGGGTTGGGATGGCAGCCCGCAGCTGGGATCTTCTCCAACAGGAGTCTTGCAGAAATCGACTTTTGGTTCACTTTCAAATAGCAGTTCAGGTAGCAGCCCAAGAGCAGAGAgcaagaaaaacaatgaaagtgCTAGTCTGTATGAGGATGCGGTTGGTTCGATAATTGCAAGTGATCCCCTATTCCATCCCTGTAATCAAGAAAATGGTTAG